In Anolis sagrei isolate rAnoSag1 chromosome 5, rAnoSag1.mat, whole genome shotgun sequence, the DNA window ATTACTAAAAAATGttcaaagaaatgaaagaaactggttttttaatgttaccttgtttttgttttcagtgcAGAAGTTCAGCAATGAATCACAGAAATGGTAACCTACGGATTCTAGATCCTTAGTAGTGAAGTGTGTACCAAGTGTGTTACCTGGAAAATCAAGCGGGAACACTCAGTGATCAAAAAATACTTCAGCGATAATTTCATCTAATGTAATGACTGGGGAAACTGATGTCTGACTGctctttcaaaaatatataatatgtgtattctacacATTTTCTATATGATCGTTGAGGATTGTTCCTTCTCTCGAACTATCAAAAAGGGGTTCttatacaaaatacaaacaatgTTTATTATATCAGTTTACTTATGATGGCTTCTCCTAAAAGATCCTGAGACATGTGAAATACTGCTTGGAACTTTCCATTATGGATTGCTACTCTTTGTCCTattcttataaaactacagttcccaaagaAGACGGAGTTTAAGTTAAACCATGCTGCTGTGTAGATACGGCCTGAGTAAACGCAGTTACATATCTGGCTGTCTTAACTGCAAAACTGGAGACTTTGGATGCATCTAGACAGTACCTGAAATTCCCGCCCTCCCATGTTTTCCCCTAGGGCATCTAAATGACACCCCATGTAAATGAGACTGCATTCAGCACAAAGCAGTAAAACCTTTCTTTGTGCTGAGGAAATCATTGAGAAAGACGCGGGTCTTCTTGAAAGACCCGCATCTTTCCTGCTGTGGGTGGAGTCTGGACTGCCCCCTAAGAAGTCCTGAGGGAGCCGTCCACATAGCCCTCTCATGTTTTCCGGCCCCCATGAGGCCAGAATATCTGAGAGGGCTCTAATGCCCTACCCAACCCCACCTCCTGAAAAgcgttttaaaaaaataaaataactttcctggctgctggagctctcctggtgcataggaaAGAAATGCCAGGAGAtggggggcaggagtgattttcctcctccccctcttctcttggcatgtcatttctacgtaccaggagagctccggcaggACTTTAATGGCAACTGGGTaagctattttatttttaaacactttTTAAAGAGGTTTTGGGAGGAGGGTGGGGCTGTCTCCCTGACTTCTCGGAAGGTTCTGAgagggcatctggacaccctcTGAAAAGCACACACTTTCGGGGTGGGGGATGGACTAGAACTGTGAAAAATTGCAATTTTACAACGCAATTGTTCGCcagttaaagggctgtgtggatcTGCCCTCTGTTACATGTCTCAATACCAATTCTGGAATAAAGCTATTATTTGCGTTACCCAGTTTAGAGCCACAGAAAGTAACTTCCAAGGTATAGCTGTTGCTGATTCCCATCTTCCACATAACTACTCGTCCAgttccttctttgcttttctgtattTTGAAACTGCAGTCTGAAAATGAGAACTTAGAGAAAAAAGAAGCAGAATTAGTGTTAATGAATAGTCCTCAATACAAACATTACATTATAGTAGATGAGGCAAATGCAGGACACACTATTTTACTACCCAAGCACCATAATCCTTAAAGCATTTATATCCTACTTCATTCCCAGGATTTTAGGATGTCACGCAAACTAAATCAATGTTaattatttaaaacaatttaaaatgtaaatcagTAAAAgattgtcagctgcattaagatcactactgaccaaaaggtcatgagttcgaagccagcctgggttggagtgagcttctgaccaatttgtgtagcttgctgttgacctttgcagcccaaaggcaattgtatctgtcaagtaggaaatttaggtaccgcttacgcggggaggctaatttacgacaccataaaaatctccagcaagcatgcaaagaatgaggaagaacttcatcagtgtcacaaatggatggtgaagtgacagctcccctggtggccaaaataccctcatgaaaaagctggaatgttaaatagcctctctgtgtctgtctatatatgttgtatgtctatggcattgaatgtttgccatgtgtatgtacactgtaatccccGAGTcgcctacggggtgagaaggatggaatataaatactgtaaataaataaataaataaataaatagacttaaCAGCACATTAAatgatttcacagatgaaaaaagaTCTTTAAAAGCCAGAGCAGTTAAAAATCATTTGCTTTTGGAATAAAACACTTAGGCTCCAAAAGCTTAATAGAAAGCAATGCTTAACTTGGTACCAGGATCACGTTGGTGCCAACTGGCATTTGACAATCTATGAGCCACAGTCAACAAGGCCTTCTCTCCTATTTTCCCATGGGATGTTGCTCCCATTTGTGGCACACAGAAAAACACTATTCCAGGACACCTCAATCTGAAAGAAGGTGAACAGCAAAGAGGCATTACCTACATATGCAGTCTTTGTGTGACAGCCCCAAGTTTTAAAAGCaagccatagtcactgctgaatgtttttatgttgaatgttttatgttgaatgtttttatgttgaatgtttttatattgaatgtttttatattgaatgttttatattgtgtataaactgttttaaattgtaagtcgctcagagcaccttggtggagagtgattaattaagaaataaagtgatgatgatgatgaaaggtgAAGTCACCTTCATATGCTCTGGTATAAACAACTTAGTTGCGTGCCTATTATAAACCCACAAAATAAGATGCAAATTGTGTAACCATTAGCAGTAAAAATCATGGCTGtttatgttctctctctctcctgcattAAAAACTAATATACCATATATagttgagtataagctgacctgaatacaAGCCAAGGAACTAACTTGTTACAATTTTTATATTACTTCAACCATACAGAGCCCTGGCAATTCATTTATATACTGAAGGGACTTCTAACAACTAAAATGTAAGATTTGGCTTACTTTATCTGGACAGTTTTTGCTCATAATGAAAGGAAAAATGCGCTGGTGTAAGTATGAGCCTTCTTCTTGCTGGTCCTTTCTTTCACAGCCATACATGAAGACATTCTCCTTCCTGCTATGACCATGAAGGTCACAATATAGGAGAACATTGCGCTCTTCCATCATTCTTTAACAAGAGAGAAAATTTTGTACAGTTATGCTGGTGGATGAGCTTTTGCATATATGTCattagggatgtgcaatccatAAAAATGGTTCAGAAGTCATTGCAAAACTGGGGGGCAGTGGTATTTTGTTTCTAAATTATAGGTAATGAAAAATTCATcactataacgagagtaatgaaatgtcattactattttgttatagtaactgcacataattactataattggggaaacttcaaggtCTCCTATCTCtctcatttttaaagctgttggggtgaaacttgcGACAATGGTAGagtacatttaccactgttaacccaccaaatttcagaacatttcacttatttgtggatttttggggaattttccaaagtttttataaacaacattagaaaaactacttgaattttatatacaatgcacaagataaccagggcatcaatccccagaaggttcagaaagattcacacatctacacattttgggggattttaaaaagtttagacGAAAACAGTTTATCCCCCAAAAAGTGACAACAGCAATTCCCTTGAATAtctctttatgacacacaaccagaTAACTTCAATTTAGCACAGTTATACAATTACTTACTAACTTtaatcctctttgcagattcaataattttatttataataataataactctaaaCAGCTGGTGCAGCTCATTGGGGTGATTTCTGATGCTGAGAACTGCATTCTGGTAAATGtaatttagggcagggcctttggcATTATCTGCCACAGGGTGCTtccctttcccaaactacattcctAAGATGCTTGCTATGTTTCCAGTCTCCTGCCCAAGTTTGCTAGTCCTGCTAGCAATCAAAACTTGCCAAATTTAATTAATCTCTGAACTAAGATTAAATTCAACAGAATGGATCATGCACTAATTAATAACAGTTAATAACATTGACCAAGGCTCTTGGGATCCCTCATTCATAGGATGAAATCAACTTGAATGgaactaacaacaacaaataatgaaCAAAGAGTTGCTATACAAACAGAGAGGAGTGGTGGTGTTACCTTTTTACCTTTTGATCATAGTGCGAGTGTACCATATAGGAGGGTAGGATTCCTTGAGCTCCGATTTGTAATTCCGATTCAAATCCCTGCCGGCTAAAGAGCAGCGATAATTGCCCACAATCACGCCATCTGGATTCAACATTGGAACCACTTTAAAAACAAATGTGTCTCGGAGCAACTGGGCATTACTTGAATCTCCTAGAATGTAATCCAGAAAGCCCTTCATCATCCAGGAACTGTTGGTTTCACCCGGGTGCACCCTAGCAGTCAAAATAATGGCTGCCTTGCGTTTTTCCTCCCTAAAATCCTGCAAGGGGTTTGTGATGGTTAAGACATAGACTATATTTCTTGCCAAAGAATGGCACAAAATCCGGACCTTGCAGAACTTGGACCTCCCTGGGTCTGTTGCGATGTCTGACAGGTAGTCTTGCAGGTTGCTATATGTGTAAGGATAGCAGTGGGCAAAATAGCAGGTGTCCCTGTTATGTGGGAATTGGAATGTCCATGTCAGGGAAAAATACTGACGTCCATCATGACTGAGAttgtttttgtaatattttatttcgTCTCCTGTCCTCTGCCAGCCCACATTGCGGATCTTTGCATCTGTTTCTGAATACAGCAATGGACGCATCCCGCGATTGTACAAACTTGTTGGCTTGGTGAAGTTGACGATGGTGAAACGGTAAGGCATTCCTGCTTGGGTGTTAGTGACTTGGAAATAATACCACTGAGTATGCCTTTTTGTGTAGAGATCAGTGCGAAGTGTCAGCTGATACTCAAAATCACTACTggcagggaaaagaagaaaaatatctgttagtacagtagagtcttgcttatccaaccattgctcatccagcgttctgtattatccaacccaGTCTGCCTCCCACATCCattgctgtttcaatacattccaatgttttggtgctaaattcattcATACAGTAactactacataacgttaccatgtactaaattatttatttacttacagtatttatattccgcccttcacaccccgcaggggactcagggcggattacaatgtacacatacatggcaaacattcaatgccatagacacacaacacatatagacagacaattagaggctatttaacattccaattttttgGCCAacagaggagctgtcgcttcactgtccatctgcgacactgtaAATCTATttactacaaataaataaataaacaaacagataaataaataagttgggtttttttttgtcaatttgttgtaaaacatgaagttttggtgcttaatttgtaaaataataacataatttgaagtttaataggcttttccttaatccttccttagtatttaacatttttgcttatccagcgtTCTTCcaacctgtttatgttggataagcaagactcaacTGTGTAAATCATACTATCAAACATCTAATACAACAATATGTTTTACTGTTAGGCTTTTTTGAACTACATGGACCTTGCAGTCCCATtctaattttatgattctataatatgacTTTCATGAATATTTTGTCTGTAGACTCTGCCAATTACTCATCTATCCCAACTTGTGTAGAATATATTCAGTGAAGTATTTGTACCTGTGTTAACAGTTAAACTAGCTGTGCTATTTGTTTCTGCTTGGTCTACAAATCATGTAACAACACAGGCATTAATTACATCCAAAGAAATCAATCCTTTGCTCAGTTGCAAGTTTACTGTATAAAATAACTTCTAATACAGGTTGTAAAATGGTGTCAGAAGCCACTATCTGTctctatatttttcatctttgttGGGTTTGCAATGTTATAAAAGCAGTGTATCATTCTTTTATCTTGAAAGTTTGCCTTGTCTAAAAGGAGAAAATTGTTTATGAAATTTAAATATGTTCAATCTTTCAGCTCAATTTAAATGAGTAATTTAAAGGtgctaagtcagtggttcccaaccttttttttttttggccagggacaactttttttggttgttgttagtagggaccacaaggttcaagaataataaactgtgttaatctaaaaataaactttaatcaaaacttttaacatattcattaaacttaatagtaacataaattaagagtactattataacataaaatgaacattttaaatagaaaattaaattaagtttgcatcaatgtgatttttgagcttgcatcttCTTTACAAGGTGGGCAATCCTGGGGCTAATATTATTGTTCAAAGCTACACGTATATCATCACTTACTTTCAATCGATTGCtggaattgtttttaattaccatcaaagcagaaaaactaGTTCGCATAAATaagttgtggagaagagcataagACTAATAActgggcaacttacagggagtggtcaacccccctgtttaaggagctccactggctgccatttattttccggtccaaattcaaggtacaggttatcacccataaagtcctaaacggtttgggacctgcctaccttcgtgaccgaatctctctccatgaaccatcttGGGCCCTCCGTTCCTATGGGGAagcccttctttcgcccctgccagtctccCAGACTCGCttggtgagtacaagggagagagccttttcctctgtggcttcccgactctggaactcactccctggagagattaggaaagcccctaccttagaaacctttaaaaagaacctcaaaacctggctcttctgctgcacaTTTGATGAGTAGATCTACATCCTCATACTAGTGTTTAGCTTAACCGTTTttgttattggagtgcattccccccataggaaagttttgctccacgacctccactaaaacgagctctcctccgcaaataatctgtccttgtttatctcgtgtttatctcacctgagtttttaatctgtttctaccaaattttcttttatccattacatgtagctcccacatgttatcgtgattgtgtttattgtgtttattgtaattttatattgctatgttgttttttgttttatgtaatggcgttattattgtttattatttgcattttgggttttgtttttatttcatgtaattgttgttttgggcttcgcctcatgtaagccgcaccgagtccccattggggagatggagaggagtacaaataaagattattattattattattattattattattattattagatttcacAAGGCGATTCCTCAAATTTTAGTATAAAAATTGCTTTTTTATACCAAAACTCTTCAAGATAATCAATTCAAATGCATTCTTGTAGTTTCTATCGCTTTGAAATTCAATGAGCTTTTCCTGGATTTCTTCTGCGACCCTTCCAATTTCAATCATCATTAAATAAGTCAAAATTATTATGAATATTGAGGACTCGTGGTCAATAAAACAACTGGAGCTGTCAAATCactaaacagcaaaacagaatcaCTGACACAGCCGAGCAAgacaaaagaatgaatgaaactgAATGATGCTGGATGGCATGAGTATGTGACATGTAACTTCAATCTCTTGCCCTCCCCCGGCTTCCCGTGCTCGTCTGATAGCCTACTTGTCAGTGTAGCCCCACAATACACAGTTTCCTCAAATAATACAAGAGGCATTTGAATCACATTTAGTTTTCATAACCATTAAGACTTATTTCTTTAAAAGGACCTGGACAAACAATAGCAACCAATAAAAAGAAACTGATGAGCAACCTACATTTTAACCACCTTCTGCAGATTGCCACTTTCAAAGCGTGCTTCAAAAATCAAAGTATTGTCCCAGTCATTCCAGGATTGAGGAAGCACCTGTTTGGAAGGGAAGCTCCCTCCTATTCGAGAATACATAAAGCTGGAATCTTTATCAGCTGGTGAGAAGAATAAAATAATTATTCAGTTGTTACTGTAATTATACAgcccaataaaatattttttcttgggtgtcttgatttttaggcctgtttctgggattatttgggatgtcgattcagaaaattgtattggatagaccatagCAACtcaagtttcttagatatggttgttATGATTTGCTatgggcatatgttctgtatctcaaaaactagagttgaCAGGGAACAACTCATGTCATTTTTAGAATGAGCAGGTCAAATACACCCTGAAACAGGGCTAActtttgaggcatcaaaatgtgtgttgttatttattaggAAAGAGGCCTTCTAGAAATAATTATATGCACAGTTGTTAGTCATATCCTCtatgaataaaacacattttGAAAGTAATCTTATTAAACTTGATCTTCTCAATATCTAATCTTCATGCACAAGGTTAAAATCTAGGAAATATTTGGTAGTGATAGTGCACTTTTATGTATAATAGATTTTGCTATGCATAATATTATATGATGTAATACAATGTTGTTAAAACTGTAGTCTTTGGCCATTAAAATAATGTGCACTATTTTTTCCAGTTTCATGAAGTTTTTCAGATAATATTTTGCATAGGTCTGagcttttaaaaattgcaaataaaataaaaataaatgtgttcAAGTTGAAGGCACTTTGGGACACAATGTTCTCAAACCTTGGTCTGATAAATACACCACAGCACCCTCTCCAGGTTCTGGGCAAGGTGGCTCTGTTTCCAAACCGGTTGGGTAGTATAGTGGCTCTGGATGAGGTGGAACCCACTCTGGGGAATAAGAGAAAATAAAGTAATCCTTAAGAATTATGGCTAACATTAAATGTTCATAGAAGTTAGGGCACTGAGAAAAATGAAATAACATTGAACATAATGCACTGGAAAACAATAATTAAATGTTGGCTTCAAAATCTAGCTATAACACAGTCCTATGAACATCTGCTTCTAAATTTCAGtgagtgctatttatttatttaaaacttttgtatcctgatcttctctatctccatagagggactcggaccggctaacagcaagaattcattGCTAACAATAATAAccttttaaaacatcatacatagacaatatgttaaaaatacatataaaataaaatacatataaaccattcgccaagataaaaagaatgtccaactcagtctgcacattgtggtcaataactttagCCAATTACGAGTCTCAGCAATCACTCTGCAAATGCCTCATTCCATAGCCAAGATTTCACTTgcttcctaaagttcaggagggatggggcagatctaacttcaactggaagagagttccatagctggggggccaccacagaaaaggccctgcctcttgtccccaccaaacgcgactgcgaaagtggcgggaccgcccttgatggttcgtaggggagaatacgttcagacaggtaaactagcCGGAAcagtaaagggttttgtaggttaaaaccagcactttgaattgtgctcggaagctaattggcagtgCTATAGGGCTTATTCTCTGATAGCTAGGTACAGAGTATTTCAAAGAGCTAAAACTTTATTCTTCTAGTTTGCCTAAAattgaatgttttattttatctttcaTAATCAGGAGTTAATTAAAAACTTTACTATTTCCTTCTTCTGTGAATTCTGATAAAGCAAGGGAtaataactcccccccccccaaagaacaaaatgcaatataaaaaGGACCTAAAATATTATCTATAAGCAAAATAAGCTGAGCAATTTGTACTCCATTATATTACAATCTGTAGCAGGCATAATGTTAACAATGTAGAGAAATGACTGGAACAGATAATCTACACAAAAATGTTTCACTGACAACTATTGTACACACTTTATAAACCAAACATCAGTCTGTCACTTTGGCAATAACCAATGCAGTAAAAGTGTCCAAGAACAGTTCTTGGTGCAGGAACTGATCCTGATCTTCTGATCATACTACCCGTATTTACTCGAGCCTAACACGCACTGAATATAACGTATTGCAAAAAAGAGTGACTGATATACGGAGCCAATGTTGAAATGTTTATAAACATGTAATGCTTTAAAATACACCTTTACATATGTTTTTTGTTCTCCCTGCTATAGAAGAATACATCACTAAGACAGCTGTATGGGACACTGAATTAAAAATGGGTGTCTTCACATCATAGAAGATATTACTTTGAGACAAAAACTGTATAGTATAACTCTTGCAACTGCCTTtaattatgaacaaaataggttctgtaggtttgttcctaagttgaatttgcatgtaagttacagatacatttttaagtgtaaccacacacacagagagacatacacacatacatgctttggatagcatagagaagggttaacacccctgtaatggttgttttgctgtctgtgcccatatTCTGAAgatttttacctcactttctatccatgTGATagctgaattttgaaaaaaaaaatggcttgttgtggaaacaaggtttggtgctaaagcttcagtggagccaTATTTTCCCCTatgataacactttcaggagtgaatatcCCTTCCatttctcacacttcctgttgtctcacccctgttcataactatgagttgtttgtaagtcggatgtttgtaacttaaggactgcctgtacttttcctatatttttaaaTGACATAAGAATGCTTTGCCAGAAGGTGTCAGCACAGGACCACCGCAAAGAGAATTATACATACAGGTATTTTGCTCAATTATAGTAGTCATTGTGAAATTCACTAgtgaaatgaaaggaaggaacttCATCACGGTTGGCAGAATCTGATGCATAATATATGATGTAATACAATGTTGTATAAAGATCTTTTCACAGATTGTAAAGCTGTAAAAAAAGTTTTTCCTCGTATCTTTTCAATCCACAGCAGTCATTCACAACTGTCCCAAGCCATTTTATTGCCTGAGGCAATGTGCGCTCTCCTAGTTACTTGGTTTTTGAAGCCAATTAAATTGGTATTACTAAAAATACTTTCAGACCGACAAATGTTCTAAATCAGAACAAACTTCTCAAGTTATTTACCAATATGCTCAATTTTTTCTCTGATAACTTCATATTGATGAGGCCAGCGTATTATGTTCAGGTGTCCAGCAGGAGACAGTCCATATAAATCACGTGGTTCACGAAGCCGTGGCACCCATTTCCCTGAGTTGTATTCCAACAAAAGCTGAGTCGTCCGTGGCAAAAATTGGTCACAAAAAGCATCTATGACATAAGGAGGGGAAAAGACAATGATCTCTATTGTCCTTGCGTTACATAACTCAAATTAGACTACACATCGGTTTGATACAGTTGAGAAGCTCCATGCCATCTGTCTACTTGGCATGACTTCTAAAGATTTTAGCAACATGACAAACAGTTAAAACTTAGAAAAGCAGTAGAATATCATGCATGAAGCAATACCTGAATTTGCTCTACAAACTTTTTTTTGGTTCAAGCTACTGCTTTTCTATTTCTG includes these proteins:
- the AGBL3 gene encoding cytosolic carboxypeptidase 3 → MSKDSDKQHIGQLNSDDYNSDEDPFNPFLTEDLEQCGFFSDAFCDQFLPRTTQLLLEYNSGKWVPRLREPRDLYGLSPAGHLNIIRWPHQYEVIREKIEHIEWVPPHPEPLYYPTGLETEPPCPEPGEGAVVYLSDQADKDSSFMYSRIGGSFPSKQVLPQSWNDWDNTLIFEARFESGNLQKVVKISDFEYQLTLRTDLYTKRHTQWYYFQVTNTQAGMPYRFTIVNFTKPTSLYNRGMRPLLYSETDAKIRNVGWQRTGDEIKYYKNNLSHDGRQYFSLTWTFQFPHNRDTCYFAHCYPYTYSNLQDYLSDIATDPGRSKFCKVRILCHSLARNIVYVLTITNPLQDFREEKRKAAIILTARVHPGETNSSWMMKGFLDYILGDSSNAQLLRDTFVFKVVPMLNPDGVIVGNYRCSLAGRDLNRNYKSELKESYPPIWYTRTMIKRMMEERNVLLYCDLHGHSRKENVFMYGCERKDQQEEGSYLHQRIFPFIMSKNCPDKFSFSDCSFKIQKSKEGTGRVVMWKMGISNSYTLEVTFCGSKLGNTLGTHFTTKDLESVGYHFCDSLLNFCTENKNKYNEYIKELEEMVKQDDHITSVNDTVDKDSSSDSSDSNEPVVKVVSQGKSRKKCLKTKKERSLIFESPARRIPKQPREPMQSEVKKSEEPSHRISKSQEHILKNTQIFQRLKLLELQNMPREKCSISKQNLELFCRPSNAKKGCPEHLWECVKAEHQDFGNGKLPGKGYVCTNSFFPSGIKGKRCYESKTLAGFHELWKEASYIVKDQPPQMTFTPQTDSMPDESTKYTIQYLSHYFPDQELNIGWDLGQPLKNMISQRVFLPPAILNQMCNTPRRNGAFSGCRLPRVENMTKEAKIQRRTSLIHVERHPSSMALSQTNGENHSGRGYITLELGGKELQNIALAQGARLNSPYSRAPIWRLEKCKAERAASCKEKTSPQIKGLLENLNVSLDGGERKEKKWSAPGYTKPDRNSADCLKGLRVNGSSHTQDCLQLSLPLVSERKYGQSPEKYQHSKSLSEHR